TCGACCGCGACCCGGTCCGCGATGAAGGCGCCGTGGTCCGTCGGCGGCTCGAACCCGTCGACGTTGAAGTCGCTCGAGCTCTGGCTGAGCGGGTTCAGGTGCAGGTTGCTGATGGCGCCGACCGCCTCGACGCCGGGGAGCGCCCGGAAGCGATCGAGGAGGCGCCGCGTGTAGACGCGCGCCTCGTCGGGCGTGAACCGGGTAGCCGGCGTCTGGAAGGTCATCAGCGCCGTCGGCTCGCGGCCGAAGCCCGGGTCGACCGACTGCACCCGCTGAAAGCTGCGGAGGAACAACCCGGCGCCGACCAGCAGCACCAGCGAGATCGTCAGTTGCACGACGACCAGCGCGTTGCGCCACCGGAGCTGACCGGGCTGGCCGCCCCCGGCGTTCTCGCTTCTCAGGGCGCCGGCCACGTCCGGCCGGGTGCTCTGCAGCGCCGGCACCAGGCCGAGCAGCGCGCCGGCCGCGACCGAGACGCCGAACGTGAACCCGAGGACGTTTCCGTCGAGACCGAGATCGAGCGTGACCGGCGTCGGCAGCGGGAGGTCCGCGGTCAACAGCAGGTCGAGCAACCAGACCGCCAGCCCGACGCCGGCGCCCCCGGCCAGCAGGCTCAGCAGCGTCGTCTCGGTCAGCAGCCGCCGCACCAGCGACCCGCGCGACGCGCCCAACGCCAGCCGCACCGCGACCTCCTTGCGCCGGTCGAGGGCGCGCGCGAGCAGGAAGCTGGCGAGGTTGGTGCACGCCAGCAGCAGCACCAGCCCTACGACCACCATCAGCAGCCACGCCGCCGCCCGGATGAAGACGTCCATCGGCGGGAACAGCAGCACGTCGGTGAGCGGGAGGAGCGCGAACTGCCCGGCCGGATCCCAGTTCTCGATGCGGTCCCGGGTGAGCTGCGCGGCTATCGCCCCGACGGCCGCCTCGGCCCGGGGCAGGGTGACGCCCGGCCGCAGACGCGCCTTGACGAAGAGCGAAGTGTGGCCCCGCTCGTCGAACAGAGGGAATCCGTTCAGCTCCTCGGCCATCATGAACGGGACGTAGAACGTCGGCACAAGGCCGCGGACGGTGCCCGCGAACTCGGGCGGCCCCACCCCGATCACCGTGTACGCCCGGCCGCCGACGCGCATCTCGCGGCCGACGACGTCCGGGTCGCCGGCGAAGGCGCTCTGCCAGTAGCGATAGTCGAGCATCACGACCGGGTGCCCGCCGCGCGAGACGTCGTCGCTCGGCAGCAGGGTGCGTCCGACCGCCGCCTCGATGCCCAGCATCGGGAAGTAGCTGCCGGTCACCGCCTCCGCCGGCGCCAGACCGACGCCGCCGCCCTCGCCGCGGTCGATCGTCAGCGGCAGGAAATGCGAGGCCGCGATGTCGCTGAACACCGCGGCGGTGCCGTCGCGGACGTCCTCGAAATCGGGGTACGACAACGTGCCGAACTCGAACGATGCCTGGTGCAAGTAGAGGTTGACCACCTCTTCCGGCCGCTCGATCGAGGTATCCCGAAGGATCACCGCGTTGACGAGGCTGAAGATGGCCGTGTTGGCCCCGATGCCGAGGGCCAGCGAGAGAACGGCGACCGCCGTGAACGCCGGGCGCCTGGCCAGGGACCGGAGGCCGTCGCGGATGTCGC
Above is a window of Acidobacteriota bacterium DNA encoding:
- a CDS encoding ABC transporter permease; translation: MRWMDAARARIRLLLFREEVEQRMDEEFRFHLDMETARLVREAGIDPREARRRARAVFGGVDAHKDAVRDGRGGWAWRSGLQLGVARDIRDGLRSLARRPAFTAVAVLSLALGIGANTAIFSLVNAVILRDTSIERPEEVVNLYLHQASFEFGTLSYPDFEDVRDGTAAVFSDIAASHFLPLTIDRGEGGGVGLAPAEAVTGSYFPMLGIEAAVGRTLLPSDDVSRGGHPVVMLDYRYWQSAFAGDPDVVGREMRVGGRAYTVIGVGPPEFAGTVRGLVPTFYVPFMMAEELNGFPLFDERGHTSLFVKARLRPGVTLPRAEAAVGAIAAQLTRDRIENWDPAGQFALLPLTDVLLFPPMDVFIRAAAWLLMVVVGLVLLLACTNLASFLLARALDRRKEVAVRLALGASRGSLVRRLLTETTLLSLLAGGAGVGLAVWLLDLLLTADLPLPTPVTLDLGLDGNVLGFTFGVSVAAGALLGLVPALQSTRPDVAGALRSENAGGGQPGQLRWRNALVVVQLTISLVLLVGAGLFLRSFQRVQSVDPGFGREPTALMTFQTPATRFTPDEARVYTRRLLDRFRALPGVEAVGAISNLHLNPLSQSSSDFNVDGFEPPTDHGAFIADRVAVEPGFFAAAGIEIVRGRNFHDADRPDTRPVVIVSDAMARRFWTDGDAVGRLVRRRGDAPPWLVVGVASDAKVRQLGESPRNMVYLPYSQRFTPSLTVVARTSLDPERAALALLAAGRALDPDLRVLETKTMERHLALMRLPQQLSAFILSAFAVLALALAAVGLYGVVSYGVAWRTREIGIRQALGADGGRVVRLLVTSGLKLVVLGGALGLALAVAATRLLGGLLFEVDALDPLTFVGVPLVLGAVALLAAWLPARRASRVSPIVALRTD